TACGAGCTGGCGCTGCGGGCACTGATCGCGCACTGCCTGTCGCCGGACGCGGGCGGCTACACGCCCTCCGATTTCCCGCTGGCGCGGCTGGATCAGCCGACGCTCGATCGACTGGTCGGCCACGACCGTCAGATCGAAGACATCTATCCGCTCTCGCCGATGCAGCAGGGCATGCTCTTCCACAGCGTCTACGCGAGCGGGACCGGCGTGTACGTCGAGCAGGTCGCCTTCCGTCTTGAAGGCGCGCTCGACCTCGCGGCGCTTCAGCGCGCCTGGGCCACGCTGGTTGAGCGCCATGCCGTGTTCCGCACGGGCTTTGTGTGGCAAGGCGTGAGCACACCCCTGCAAATCGTGCGGCAGCAGGTCGATGTGCCCTGGCAGATCGAGGACTGGCAGCCGCTCAGCCCTGACCGCCAGGCCGAGCGGCGGGACACCTATCTTCAGGCCGATCGGCGGCGCGGCTTTGCGCTGCTGCCAGCGCCGTTGCTGCGCCTGGCGCTGTTTCAGGTGGGTCCGACCAGCTACGAGTTTGTGTGGAGCCAGCATCACCTGCTGCTCGATGGCTGGTCGCTGCCGCTGGTCTTCAGCGAGATCTTCACCGCCTACGAGCAGCTCATCCGGGGCCAGGAGCCGCAGCTCGCGCGGCCACGGCCCTACCGCGATTACATCGCGTGGTTGCAGCGCCAGGACCTCGCGCAGGCGGAAGCCTTCTGGCGGCAGCGGCTCGACGGCGTGACCGCCCCCACGCCGTTGGGCGTCGATCAGCGGCTCGTGGACGGCGAAACCGGACATGCCAGCGTCGAGGTCCGCTTCTCGGAGGCGGCGACGACCGCGTTCCAGGCGCTCGCGCGCGAGCATAGCCTGACGATGAGCACGCTGGTGCAGGGCGCATGGGCGCTCCTGCTGAGCCGCTACAGCGGCCAGCCGGACATCGTCTATGGCGTGACGGTGTCGGGCCGTCCGCCGGAGATCGCGGGCGTCGAGCAGATGATCGGCATCTTCATCAACACGCTGCCCATGCGCGTCCAGGTCGATCCTGAGGCCCAGGTGCTGCTGTGGCTCCAGCAGATGCAGGCGCTTCAGGTCGAGATGCGCCAGTATGAGTACAGCCCGCTGGTGCAGATCCAGGGCTGGAGCGATGTCCCACGCGGACAGCCGTTGTTTGAAAGCATCGTCGTCTTCGAGAACTACCCGATCGCGACCAGCGTACAGCAGCAAAAAGCGCAATCCAGCCTGGCGATCAGCCATGTGCAGAGCCTGGAGCAGAGCAACTATCCCCTGACCCTGGTCGCGATGGTCAACCGTCAACTGGTCTTGCAGATCAGCTACGATCGCCAGCGCTTCTCGGCGGCGACGATCGAGCGGCTGGGCGGACACCTGGAGCACTTGCTGCATGGGATCGCCGACCAGCCGGATGGACGCCTGGGCAATGTGCCGCTGCTGAGCGAGGTCGAGCGGCAGCGGATGCTCGTCGACTGGAACCGCTCTGAGGCCGAGTATCCGCGCGCTGCCGCCGTGCATGAGCTGATCGAGGCCCAGGCCGCGCGCACGCCTGGCGTTAAGGCGATCGTCTTCGAGGGCGCGGCGCTGAGCTACGCCGAGCTGAACACGCGGGCGAATCAACTGGCGCATTATCTGCGGGCGCAGGGCGTCGGCCCCGATGTGCTCGTCGCGCTGTGTGTCGAGCGCTCGCTGGAGATGATCGTCGGCATGCTGGCGATCCTCAAGGCCGGCGGCGCGTATGTGCCCCTCGACCCGGCCTATCCTCAAGAGCGCCTGGCCTATATGCTGAGCCACACCCGCGCCCCAGTGATCCTGACCCAGGCCGCACTGGTCGCGCGCTTACCCGAACACACGGCGCCGGTCTTCCGCCTGGACGCCGATTGGCACACCCTGGCGCAGCAGCCGACCACCAATCCGCCCCGCACGGTGCAGCCGGAGCACCTGGCCTACATCATCTTTACCTCCGGCTCGACGGGCCGACCAAAAGGCGTGATGGTCACGCA
Above is a window of Herpetosiphonaceae bacterium DNA encoding:
- a CDS encoding amino acid adenylation domain-containing protein, yielding DLEGHGREDLFDEVDLSRTVGWFTSIFPVRLDLGTAQQPGAALTTIKEQLRQIPQHGIGYGLLRYLGPPEMQAALAGMPPAEVSFNYLGQIDQALPSDGWLRVAPESPGPAQSARRRGSHLLEVAGFVTGGQLHVQWLYDTACHDRATIGRLVAAYELALRALIAHCLSPDAGGYTPSDFPLARLDQPTLDRLVGHDRQIEDIYPLSPMQQGMLFHSVYASGTGVYVEQVAFRLEGALDLAALQRAWATLVERHAVFRTGFVWQGVSTPLQIVRQQVDVPWQIEDWQPLSPDRQAERRDTYLQADRRRGFALLPAPLLRLALFQVGPTSYEFVWSQHHLLLDGWSLPLVFSEIFTAYEQLIRGQEPQLARPRPYRDYIAWLQRQDLAQAEAFWRQRLDGVTAPTPLGVDQRLVDGETGHASVEVRFSEAATTAFQALAREHSLTMSTLVQGAWALLLSRYSGQPDIVYGVTVSGRPPEIAGVEQMIGIFINTLPMRVQVDPEAQVLLWLQQMQALQVEMRQYEYSPLVQIQGWSDVPRGQPLFESIVVFENYPIATSVQQQKAQSSLAISHVQSLEQSNYPLTLVAMVNRQLVLQISYDRQRFSAATIERLGGHLEHLLHGIADQPDGRLGNVPLLSEVERQRMLVDWNRSEAEYPRAAAVHELIEAQAARTPGVKAIVFEGAALSYAELNTRANQLAHYLRAQGVGPDVLVALCVERSLEMIVGMLAILKAGGAYVPLDPAYPQERLAYMLSHTRAPVILTQAALVARLPEHTAPVFRLDADWHTLAQQPTTNPPRTVQPEHLAYIIFTSGSTGRPKGVMVTQRGLINLVHGLHAYFDDPAVQTTGLITSISFDISVNQIFPTLFFGRTLHIIPDPVKFNIRALLRYLHEQQVHLLDAVPSYMQTVLNEVAPQQPPNVLRYLLIGGEKLEQRLLQSVFGQLGPQVEIVNIYGLTEISDINLLGGIRAANLGQPITVGRPLQNNRIYILDQHQQPQPIGIAGEVCVSGASVSRGYLFRPDLTAERFVPCPFEDGALMVRTGDLGRWQPDGTVEILGRIDQQVKVRGFRIETGEIEAVLAQHPQVSACVVVAREDTAPASGYPDRRLVGYVVEQRTANNEQAENLEPGTWSAELRTFLAERLPDYMIPAAFVVLDALPKTPNGKIDRKALPAPERQATLDERFVAPSNAIEELLASIWADLLDVERVGTRDNFFELGGHSLLATQLIAQVQIRFQVDIPLQDFFAAPTIAQLAQHVQVAQWVIQSSAAADTPTTPDEAEGEL